The following are encoded together in the Vigna angularis cultivar LongXiaoDou No.4 chromosome 9, ASM1680809v1, whole genome shotgun sequence genome:
- the LOC108346534 gene encoding uncharacterized protein LOC108346534, whose product MSAGSSRASFHGDSPHGSPSSKFDVMKAFQQMQHQLDAMSKRLDADTKAKGKQSHGHDHGFYKKKQEARTINVYLPSPKKHQEDKAMDQGLTLPKLNLPTFKGEAEPFIFLDWIAKVDQIFDWYSVNGPLRVKLACLALEGYAKQWLNRRYLTMASPASTWEHCRDILYQFSYLHTTIGTS is encoded by the coding sequence ATGTCTGCAGGTTCCAGCCGTGCTTCATTTCATGGTGATAGCCCCCATGGAAGTCCTTCTAGCAAGTTTGATGTGATGAAGGCTTTCcaacaaatgcaacatcaaCTTGATGCTATGAGCAAGCGGTTAGACGCGGACACAAAGGCTAAAGGGAAGCAATCTCATGGTCATGATCATGGTTTCTacaagaagaagcaagaagCTAGAACTATAAATGTATACCTTCCTTCACCAAAGAAGCATCAAGAAGATAAAGCTATGGACCAAGGCCTTACACTACCAAAGTTGAATTTGCCTACTTTCAAAGGAGAAGCCGAGCCGTTTATTTTTCTAGATTGGATAGCTAAAGTAGACCAAATTTTTGATTGGTATAGTGTAAATGGACCTTTGCGTGTAAAGTTAGCTTGTTTAGCTTTAGAGGGATACGCCAAACAATGGCTAAATAGGAGATACTTAACCATGGCCTCACCCGCGAGTACATGGGAACATTGCAGGGACATTTTGTACCAATTTTCGTACCTCCATACTACCATAGGGACCTCTTGA